In Cryptomeria japonica chromosome 10, Sugi_1.0, whole genome shotgun sequence, a genomic segment contains:
- the LOC131048227 gene encoding UDP-glycosyltransferase 83A1 yields MAPHALLIPLPAQGHVNPMMQLAWKLVSHGFLLTFLNSDTNHNRILTANTPNSFIHDNIQMISVPVEIPLMDTPEGIENGIEALANDMGPSVIDRVIQEINAREEENKVTCIIADVWMCFGLQAVATLHELPLAAFHTALVSLFAIRYFSAHLLSLGILHSDGIPKEDKKTKYLPSMPALHSGDLPWLWAGEYMFRKGIRMGEEIKPIKWVLFNSFLEIEAPVVETLSKEVGVYPIGPLIPPEFLHSRTTTKVLPSFWKNDKGCLQWLDKQCAHSVIYISFGSLAVLSEKQLEELALGVEATRRPFLWVVRSDLMKGSQAVLPAGFLDPVRDRGCIVSWAPQLEVLSHPSIACFVTHCGWNSVQESITMGVPMLCWPYFADQFLNRTYVVDVWKLGLPLNANSQGMIEQEEFVKGVEILLESEQGLEIREGARKLKIIARDAVKDGGSSSNNFNLFVTAMKRQLNE; encoded by the exons ATGGCTCCCCACGCTCTTCTCATTCCTCTTCCTGCACAGGGTCACGTTAATCCCATGATGCAGCTCGCCTGGAAGCTCGTCTCCCATGGATTCCTCCTCACTTTCCTCAACTCCGACACCAATCATAACCGCATACTCACAGCCAACACTCCAAATTCCTTCATTCATGATAACATCCAAATGATATCCGTTCCCGTTGAAATCCCCCTAATGGATACTCCGGAAGGAATTGAAAATGGAATTGAGGCGTTGGCAAACGACATGGGGCCTTCTGTAATTGATAGAGTCATTCAGGAAATAAACGCCAGGGAAGAAGAAAACAAGGTCACCTGTATAATTGCAGACGTCTGGATGTGCTTTGGCTTACAGGCGGTAGCCACGCTCCATGAACTTCCCCTCGCCGCTTTTCACACAGCTCTTGTTTCACTCTTCGCCATTCGCTACTTTAGTGCCCATCTGCTCTCGCTTGGCATCCTTCATTCTGATG GAATTCCAAAGGAAGATAAAAAAACCAAATATCTCCCCTCCATGCCGGCGCTGCATTCTGGAGATCTTCCGTGGTTGTGGGCAGGCGAATACATGTTCCGGAAAGGGATTCGCATGGGAGAAGAAATCAAGCCCATCAAATGGGTCCTCTTCAATTCTTTCTTAGAGATTGAAGCTCCAGTTGTCGAAACGTTGTCTAAAGAAGTGGGCGTTTATCCAATAGGCCCTCTAATTCCTCCCGAGTTTCTCCATAGCAGGACGACCACGAAGGTTCTTCCAAGCTTCTGGAAAAATGATAAAGGATGCTTACAGTGGTTAGATAAACAGTGTGCACACTCTGTGATCTACATATCTTTTGGAAGTTTGGCAGTTCTGAGTGAAAAACAATTGGAAGAGCTCGCTCTGGGAGTAGAGGCCACACGGAGACCATTTCTGTGGGTTGTGCGCTCCGATCTAATGAAAGGAAGCCAAGCTGTTTTACCTGCTGGTTTCTTGGATCCAGTGAGAGATAGAGGTTGCATAGTTTCGTGGGCGCCACAGTTAGAGGTGTTATCTCATCCTTCCATAGCCTGTTTTGTGACTCACTGTGGATGGAACTCTGTGCAGGAAAGCATCACCATGGGCGTGCCCATGCTTTGTTGGCCTTATTTTGCAGACCAGTTTCTTAACCGCACGTATGTTGTGGATGTGTGGAAATTGGGTCTGCCATTGAATGCGAATAGCCAAGGAATGATAGAGCAGGAAGAGTTTGTAAAAGGCGTAGAGATTTTGCTGGAATCGGAACAAGGCCTTGAAATAAGAGAGGGAGCTAGAAAATTGAAGATAATTGCTAGGGATGCAGTCAAGGACGGGGGATCCTCATCGAATAATTTTAATCTATTTGTTACCGCCATGAAGCGACAACTGAATGAATGA